One genomic region from Drosophila busckii strain San Diego stock center, stock number 13000-0081.31 chromosome 3R, ASM1175060v1, whole genome shotgun sequence encodes:
- the LOC108604340 gene encoding uncharacterized protein LOC108604340 isoform X3 → MESPLQPKVNNNLCNKVSPSIDKMSSSMNSSSTLEDTTPSDSGVQMMDSENSDVMIDSITSQLGVEYDEPLRAIALCQQAVDSNLNVATEETMTTSTCSTFEAGEKIVYRRKVHKTSSTPKAPKKRVSFHEDILKNTRTDNIHIEHGFITYKNGRKLAIVGSNSAGVAGAAGRYSWCAERERVQAPTELSGVGRDTADTEESGQVGHNRRLVYRNACSDVLDYGNTDIYDTNEPAGLKYDNSGVFEYVPQSADKPSDEQLLYRCACSSSNSSLDSDEQDKNSNSQSSRKQYEQAKSSSCDCIGMNSANNNLIGNNCYYSEPSIGDAGDSPQHKSVWNKEKKPKSSCLKKTKRHTNIIQEQDLNERVKKFNVHDIKHQLLDNSSKMIFGSLKSIFTMRLPERGVPEGSEDLQAVVECVPELEQTPEHKPKPACQNQSPESPPLKPKPFLSKSLDGSKQSQGIKKFVHNVDEQLRRKNDESGSSAEASPVDLKQSQHVLQRQHEFDNETSAMSTAHEFRSKFIINCESTVFEHTGVSYETSAPQTQCTLSMSLPQPSSSSVASLLERNTPIAQPANQARSSFMDAPLAKTFSNFFRTLKESSASSSTAEKHQQQKQEQQQQQQQQAATDSYFAAKMSKASSQQLPPQQQQPSFPCKLSTTNSSSTISELSSISNNTNSNSNSYNKVQAPNPLSNVERQSRHLSSPLKKAGQRQALMPPRYGDTRQEHSRSLHSPSCYLGARPSLSGPGGSGRNSQSTILSEEFDDILTITTTTDTANDRPSTESDLVIVDYADLDYAQLLKPPATAAKTSLINRFLRNVTQKKILESSIRKNDFFTDKLRSEQKLLASNLYVRGVCPKNYELIDDLNAEIAMEIEMSGANSPRRELAVGLDSDLPGNGSRFELGIGEISIDIFTGKHLSIFHDPNEQLLKVFKLYTGYSHEGFMTPVLVLLTDSKLYVTDLVRNCLCAKFVLAYKDLDVILMGPFGNTVLLSNSMRDMQQVLLAGGPYSADALVANLELCARRSGFLALPAVGQLTMEHLAPLQDFVRANSCVSKDENWMFYAVVNVPAGGALGMGLPGEEEPLGPHIKGFLMHRRIKETASASAAAKLSWQPGYFLLKAGVLYMFNDSTQKLPSWAMALAECQGARRSVRSARPHCFEIMLKGELLQMAAPDEYVASEWLQALLQSASGLFELQERHKALGCTLIITQNHLITLREDFAAPLRQLNKQKETIISTPEPKQLLREEEMLCIFETSSLLSSTMSTPTRGPLRYSSSLNSTPTKQLLDTQDKPSTVTVGQSKNMSSVYGRNSGLEILTCADIKAMTGIKIPSHSETWWCILEFSCQEAPLESLDDLIIFFSSSMEMQRFMRLLEQLWQAKNNDLFPITIMDDEEPLAEKCTMLYLDINRAWEPLLTAALGYPL, encoded by the exons ATGGAGTCACCGCTGCAGCccaaagtcaacaacaaccTGTGCAATAAGGTTTCGCCGAGTATTGACAAGATGAGTTCAAgcatgaacagcagcagcacattggAGGACACCACTCCCAGTGATTCGGGCGTGCAAATGATGGACTCAGAAAACAGCGATGTGATGATTGATTCAATCACTTCGCAGCTAGGTGTGGAGTACGACGAGCCACTCAGGGCAATTGCACTTTGCCAACAAGCAGTGGACTCCAACTTGAATGTGGCAACAGAGGAGACAATGACTACCAGCACTTGCTCTACTTTTGAGGCAGGCGAAAAGATTGTGTACAGGCGTAAGGTACACAAAACTTCATCCACTCCAAAAGCTCCAAAGAAGCGCGTATCCTTTCACGAGGATATACTCAAAAATACACGAACTGACAATATTCACATAGAGCATGGGTTTATAACATATAAAAACGGACGCAAATTAGCCATAGTAGGCAGTAACTCAGCGGGCGTGGCCGGTGCTGCTGGACGGTATTCGTGGTGTGCTGAGCGTGAGCGCGTCCAGGCTCCTACTGAGCTAAGTGGTGTTGGCAGAGACACTGCCGACACCGAAGAAAGCGGCCAGGTGGGTCACAATCGTCGTCTGGTTTATCGCAATGCCTGCTCGGATGTTTTAGACTATGGAAATACAGATATTTATGATACCAATGAACCAGCTGGTCTGAAATATGACAACTCGGGTGTATTTGAATATGTTCCTCAATCAGCTGATAAGCCAAGCGATGAGCAGCTGCTTTACCGTTGCGCCTGCAGCAGTTCAAACTCCAGCCTAGACTCAGATGAGCAGGACAAAAACTCAAACTCGCAATCCAGTCGCAAGCAGTATGAACAGGCAAAGAGCAGCTCATGCGATTGCATTGGAATGAATAGCGCTAACAATAATCTAATTG gTAACAACTGTTATTACTCGGAGCCAAGCATTGGCGATGCCGGCGACAGTCCCCAGCACAAATCCGTTTGGAACAAAGAAAAGAAGCCCAAGTCGAGTTGCTTGAAGAAAACTAAAAGACACACAAACATCATTCAGGAGCAGGACCTTAATGAGCGCGTTAAAAAGTTCAATGTGCACGACATCAAACATCAGCTGCTAGATAACAGCAGTAAAATGATATTTGGTTCGTTGAAGAGTATATTTACCATGCGGTTGCCGGAACGTGGTGTGCCCGAGGGCTCTGAGGATCTACAAGCTGTTGTAGAGTGTGTGCCTGAGCTGGAGCAGACACCAGAGCACAAGCCTAAGCCGGCTTGCCAAAACCAGTCCCCGGAATCACCACCGCTTAAACCTAAGCCATTTCTTAGCAAAAGTCTCGATGGCAGTAAACAGTCGCAGggtattaaaaagtttgtgcATAATGTGGATGAACAGCTGCGTCGCAAAAATGATGAGTCAGGCAGCTCTGCAGAGGCATCGCCTGTGGATCTTAAGCAATCACAACATgtgctgcagcgccagcacgAGTTTGATAATGAAACATCAGCCATGAGTACAGCGCATGAATTTCGCAGTAAATTTATTATCAACTGCGAGAGCACGGTCTTTGAGCACACAGGTGTATCCTATGAGACCAGCGCACCACAAACACAGTGTACTCTGTCCATGTCGCTGCCACAACCCAGCAGTAGCAGTGTGGCAAGTCTACTTGAACGGAATACGCCTATTGCACAGCCAGCAAATCAAGCTCGCAGTTCGTTCATGGATGCGCCCTTAGCAAAGACATTTAGCAACTTTTTTCGCACTCTTAAGGAAAgctctgccagcagcagcacagctgagaagcatcagcaacaaaaacaggagcagcagcagcagcaacaacagcaggcagcCACTGATAGTTATTTTG CAGCTAAAATGTCTAAGGCGTCatcacagcagctgccaccgcagcaacagcaaccttCATTTCCTTGCAAGTTATCCACAACCAACTCTTCATCCACCATATCCGAGCTTAGCTCTATTAGCAATAACACCAATTCCAATTCAAACTCTTACAACAAAGTGCAAGCTCCAAATCCGTTGAGCAATGTGGAGCGACAGTCACGTCATTTATCATCACCCTTAAAAAAAGCTGGGCAGCGTCAGGCCTTGATGCCGCCACGTTATGGCGATACACGTCAAGAACATAGTCGTAGTCTGCATAGTCCAAGTTGCTATTTGGGAGCACGGCCTAGTCTTAGTGGCCCAGGTGGCAGCGGACGCAACTCTCAGAGCACAATTTTAAGCGAAGAATTTGATGATATCTTGACCATAACCACTACCACAGATACAGCCAATGATAGGCCAAGCACAGAGAGCGATCTGGTGATAGTCGATTACGCGGATTTGGACTATGCTCAACTATTGAAACcgccagcgacagcagcaaaaacatcATTAATCAATCGCTTTTTGCGCAATGttacacaaaagaaaattcttGAATCCTCCATTAGAAAAAATGATTTCTTTACGGACAAATTGCGCAGCGAACAAAAATTGCTTGCCTCAAATCTTTATGTGCGAGGCGTATGCCCGAAAAATTATGAGTTAATTGATGATTTGAATGCTGAGATAGCCATGGAAATAGAAATGTCAGGCGCGAATTCGCCGCGTCGCGAACTTGCCGTTGGCCTCGACTCTGATTTGCCTGGTAATGGTTCACGCTTTGAGCTGGGCATAGGCGAAATATCTATTGACATTTTCACAGGCAAACATTTGTCTATCTTTCATGATCCGAACGAGCAGCTGCTCAag gTATTTAAGCTATATACTGGATACAGTCACGAGGGCTTCATGACGCCAGTACTGGTGCTTCTAACTGACTCAAAACTTTATGTGACAGATTTGGTGCGCAATTGCCTGTGCGCCAAATTTGTGCTGGCCTATAAAGACTTGGATGTCATATTG aTGGGTCCATTTGGCAATACGGTGTTGCTTAGTAATAGCATGCGGGACATGCAGCAAGTGTTGCTTGCCGGCGGTCCATATTCAGCAGATGCACTAGTAGCTAATTTGGAACTTTGTGCGCGTCGCAGCGGCTTTTTGGCATTGCCAGCCGTTGGGCAATTGACAATGGAACATTTGGCACCGTTGCAGGACTTTGTGCGTGCCAATAGCTGTGTGAGCAAAGATGAAAATTGGATGTTCTACGCAGTGGTCAATGTGCCAGCTGGTGGCGCCTTGGGTATGGGTTTGCCTGGCGAAGAAGAACCTCTTGGTCCGCACATTAAAGGTTTTCTAATGCATCGACGCATTAAGGAAACAGCAAGTGCATCTGCAGCGGCTAAACTAAGCTGGCAACCTGGTTACTTTTTGTTAAA AGCTGGCGTGCTATACATGTTTAACGACTCCACACAGAAACTGCCCAGCTGGGCCATGGCTCTGGCAGAGTGTCAAGGCGCAAGACGCTCGGTTAGGTCCGCACGCCCGCATTGCTTTGAGATCATGCTAAAGGGTGAACTACTGCAAATGGCAGCGCCAGATGAATATGTGGCTTCGGAATGGCTGCAGGCGTTACTACAATCAGCCAGTGGT CTCTTTGAACTTCAGGAGCGTCATAAGGCACTGGGTTGCACCTTAATTATAACACAGAATCATCTAATAACCTTGCGCGAGGATTTCGCTGCACCATTGCGTCAGCTCAACAAGCAGAAGGAAACAATAATTTCGACACCAGAACCTAAACAGCTCTTACGTGAGGAGGAAATGTTGTGCATCTTTGAAACCAGTAGTTTG TTAAGCTCCACAATGAGCACTCCGACGCGAGGCCCTCTACGCTATTCTTCTTCGCTAAACTCCACACCCACAAAACAGTTGCTGGATACGCAGGATAAGCCCAGCACTGTAACAGTTGGACAGTCAAAAAATATGAGCAGCGTATATGGCCGAAACTCTGGCCTAGAAATACTGACGTGTGCAGATATTAAGGCAATGACTGGCATTAAAATTCCTTCGCATAGTGAGACCTGGTGGTGCATACTAGAGTTCTCTTGTCAGGAGGCGCCATTAGAGAGTCTAGATGATTTGATTATATTCTTCTCCAGCAGCATGGAAATGCAACGCTTTATGCGCCTATTAGAACAACTTTGGCAAGCCAAAAAT aATGATCTCTTCCCTATAACTATAATGGATGATGAGGAACCCCTCGCCGAAAAGTGCACAATGCTCTACTTGGACATTAATCGTGCTTGGGAGCCGCTTCTAACTGCTGCCCTGGGCTACCCACTATAA